The proteins below come from a single Mycolicibacterium sp. TY81 genomic window:
- a CDS encoding ferritin-like fold-containing protein produces the protein MPSPSPSRSQALPEQTATPAQPAVTGDHPGINELFALLAYGEVAAFYRLTEEARMAPNLAGRINLARMAAAEMGHFDVLREALLRRGVDVVPAMTKYAPALENYHRLTTPSTWLEALVKTYVGDALAADFYLEIAGSLPAEAADVVRAVLSETGHSQFVVAEVRAAVSASDRQRHRLALWSRRLLGEAITQAQFVMAEHDELVDLVLSSGEGLTQMTEFFERLQETHKNRVRELGLG, from the coding sequence ATGCCTTCCCCGTCGCCTTCGAGGTCCCAGGCGCTGCCCGAGCAGACGGCAACTCCGGCGCAGCCGGCGGTGACCGGCGATCATCCCGGTATCAACGAGTTGTTCGCCCTGCTCGCGTACGGCGAGGTCGCCGCGTTCTACCGGCTGACCGAGGAGGCGCGGATGGCGCCGAACCTGGCCGGTCGCATCAATCTGGCGCGCATGGCCGCCGCCGAGATGGGGCACTTCGACGTGCTGCGCGAGGCGCTGCTGCGCCGCGGTGTCGACGTCGTCCCGGCGATGACGAAATACGCTCCGGCACTGGAGAACTACCACCGGCTGACCACACCGAGCACGTGGCTCGAGGCGCTGGTCAAGACCTACGTCGGCGACGCCCTGGCAGCCGATTTCTACCTGGAGATCGCCGGGTCGCTGCCCGCCGAGGCCGCCGACGTGGTGCGCGCGGTGCTGTCGGAAACCGGGCACTCCCAGTTCGTGGTGGCCGAGGTGCGGGCCGCGGTCAGCGCCAGCGACCGGCAGCGGCACCGGCTGGCGTTGTGGTCGCGCCGGCTGCTGGGGGAGGCCATCACCCAGGCGCAGTTCGTGATGGCCGAGCACGACGAACTCGTCGACCTGGTGCTGTCCAGCGGCGAGGGCCTGACCCAGATGACCGAGTTCTTCGAGCGCCTGCAGGAGACACACAAGAACCGGGTGCGCGAACTCGGCCTCGGCTGA
- a CDS encoding DUF3107 domain-containing protein: MEVKIGVTDSPRELFLNSAQTPEEVEKLVTDALGQDSGVLALTDEKGRRFLVQTAKIAYVEIGAADVRRVGFGVTGKD; this comes from the coding sequence GTGGAGGTCAAGATCGGTGTCACCGACAGCCCGCGCGAACTGTTCCTCAACAGCGCGCAGACTCCCGAGGAAGTGGAGAAGTTGGTGACCGACGCGCTCGGTCAGGATTCGGGCGTGCTTGCACTGACCGACGAGAAGGGTCGCCGGTTCCTGGTGCAGACCGCAAAGATCGCCTACGTCGAGATCGGCGCAGCCGACGTCCGCCGCGTCGGCTTCGGCGTCACCGGCAAGGACTGA
- a CDS encoding TetR/AcrR family transcriptional regulator, giving the protein MSEVANTSDARGTQAGTDGAQGGPTTNRRGNRLPRDERRGQLLIAASDVFVDRGYHAAGMDEIAERAGVSKPVLYQHFSSKLELYLAVLQRHVDNLLQGVRGALSATTDNRLRLRAAVEAFFDFIEHDSQGYRLIFENDYVTEPQVSAQVKVATDSCTDAVFDLVSSDSGLEPHRARMIAVGLVAISVDCARYWINNDRPISKDAAVDGTVQFAWGGLSHVPLTR; this is encoded by the coding sequence ATGAGCGAGGTTGCCAACACCTCAGACGCCAGAGGCACGCAAGCCGGAACCGACGGTGCGCAGGGCGGCCCGACCACGAATCGACGGGGCAACCGGCTGCCTCGCGACGAACGCCGCGGCCAGCTGCTGATCGCGGCGAGCGACGTCTTCGTGGACCGCGGCTACCACGCAGCCGGCATGGACGAGATCGCCGAACGCGCCGGCGTGAGCAAACCCGTCCTGTACCAACACTTCTCGTCGAAGCTGGAGCTGTACCTGGCCGTGCTGCAGCGGCACGTCGACAACCTGCTGCAGGGCGTGCGCGGCGCGCTGAGCGCCACCACCGACAACCGGCTGCGCCTGCGTGCGGCCGTCGAGGCGTTCTTCGACTTCATCGAGCACGACAGCCAGGGCTACCGGCTGATTTTCGAGAACGACTACGTCACCGAGCCACAGGTGTCGGCGCAGGTGAAGGTCGCGACCGATTCATGCACCGACGCGGTGTTCGACCTGGTGAGCAGCGATTCCGGGTTGGAGCCCCATCGCGCCCGGATGATCGCCGTCGGGCTCGTCGCGATCAGCGTCGACTGTGCCCGCTACTGGATCAACAACGACCGGCCGATCTCCAAAGACGCGGCCGTCGACGGCACGGTGCAGTTCGCCTGGGGCGGACTGTCACACGTTCCACTCACCCGCTGA